From the genome of Blautia pseudococcoides, one region includes:
- the asnS gene encoding asparagine--tRNA ligase, whose translation MQLTTVKEIYRDKEQHLDKQVTVGGWVRSVRDSKTFGFVVLHDGSFFETLQVVYHDSMDNFQDICKLNVGAAIIVKGTLVATPQAKQPFEIQAEEITVEGDSAADYPLQKKRHSMEYLRTISHLRPRTNTFQAVFRVRSMIAFAVHQFFQERGFVYVHTPLITGSDCEGAGEMFRVTTLDMENLPRTPEGKVDYSKDFFKKETSLTVSGQLNGETYAQAFRNIYTFGPTFRAENSNTTRHAAEFWMIEPEMAFADLEDNMELAEAMLKYIIQYVLENAPEEMQFFNSFIDKGLLERLELVKNSEFGHVTYTEAIEILEKVNDKFEYKVFWGCDLQTEHERYLTEQVYKRPVFVTDYPKEIKAFYMKQNDDNKTVAAMDCLVPGIGEIIGGSQREDSYDKLKSRMAELGLDEADYDFYLDLRKYGSTRHSGFGLGFDRCVMYLTGMQNIRDVLPFPRTVNNCDL comes from the coding sequence ATGCAGCTTACAACAGTAAAAGAAATTTACAGGGACAAAGAGCAGCACCTGGACAAACAGGTGACTGTGGGCGGATGGGTAAGAAGTGTCCGCGATTCCAAGACATTCGGCTTCGTTGTACTCCATGACGGAAGCTTTTTCGAGACACTTCAGGTAGTTTACCATGACAGCATGGATAATTTCCAGGATATCTGCAAGTTAAATGTAGGCGCTGCCATTATTGTAAAAGGTACCCTGGTCGCAACACCCCAGGCAAAGCAGCCTTTTGAGATCCAGGCAGAGGAGATCACTGTGGAAGGGGATTCCGCTGCAGACTATCCGCTGCAGAAAAAGCGCCACTCCATGGAATACCTGCGCACCATCTCCCATCTGCGTCCGAGAACCAATACCTTCCAGGCAGTGTTCCGTGTGCGCTCCATGATCGCGTTTGCTGTTCATCAGTTCTTCCAGGAGAGGGGCTTTGTCTATGTGCACACCCCACTGATCACGGGCAGCGACTGTGAAGGTGCTGGTGAAATGTTCCGCGTCACTACACTGGATATGGAGAACCTTCCGAGAACTCCGGAGGGAAAAGTGGATTACAGCAAGGATTTCTTTAAAAAAGAGACCAGCCTGACAGTGAGCGGACAGCTAAACGGTGAGACTTATGCCCAGGCGTTCCGCAATATTTATACATTCGGACCAACCTTCCGTGCGGAAAATTCCAACACCACACGCCACGCGGCAGAATTCTGGATGATCGAGCCCGAGATGGCATTTGCGGATTTGGAGGATAACATGGAACTGGCAGAAGCCATGCTGAAATATATCATTCAGTATGTGCTGGAGAATGCTCCTGAGGAAATGCAGTTTTTCAACTCCTTTATAGACAAGGGGCTCTTGGAGCGTCTGGAACTTGTGAAAAATTCTGAATTTGGACATGTTACCTATACAGAGGCAATTGAGATACTGGAAAAAGTAAATGATAAGTTTGAATACAAAGTGTTCTGGGGCTGTGATCTGCAGACGGAGCATGAGCGCTACCTGACGGAGCAGGTATACAAACGTCCTGTATTTGTCACCGATTACCCGAAGGAGATCAAAGCCTTCTATATGAAACAGAACGATGACAACAAGACAGTAGCAGCCATGGACTGCCTGGTTCCCGGCATCGGTGAGATCATTGGCGGCAGCCAGAGAGAGGATTCCTATGACAAGCTGAAATCCCGTATGGCGGAGTTGGGCTTGGATGAGGCGGATTATGATTTCTATCTGGATTTGCGCAAATACGGTTCCACCCGTCATTCAGGATTTGGTCTTGGATTTGACCGTTGCGTGATGTACCTGACAGGTATGCAGAACATCCGCGACGTCCTTCCGTTCCCGAGAACTGTAAACAACTGTGATTTATAA
- a CDS encoding beta-propeller domain-containing protein, whose translation MKDENFNENQMQDENNRHEIIQKIRESADKEKIPESLNPENLDSLLEQGKNSKGRNGKWRDAAADFAFRYRKTAGVAAACVILVIAAVNLMPLMNLNYRSENKADSAQSMDTSSEAAKQDTGAEDGDASGGDMGAEPKDSKGTEKADEAAPEKKSEDKETAEGYIAGSSYEELYEQIYTETENARKEWEQKRMADTGDGAAQSDSSTTAKSEEKAVMEDAGAEESASNTAGYTADGGAGHSSTNVRTEGVDEGDIVKTDGTYIYTLTRSGTLRIVSAHGGEMSVAGQTSLEDLTDSIQEMYVDGNTLCVVTSGYDSGLEWQGDETYMVNSREFIRLYTYDITDKSKITLKGTAEQDGGYYSTRKVGNYVYLFSQFYPAYREDTQEADPRLYVPSVNKELLDSSDVLYPAVPQMENGQLVISSVNLEKPDKIQQSKSLIGASGRCYVSRESIYIFGEDYSGEEMRTRIVRFSYKDGEIQARAAGEVNGSINDTFSMDEYDGYLRVVATRYNNGWWGGSMSNSLYVLDDKLKMTGKVEDLAKGEQIYSSRFMGNTGYFVTYRQMDPLFSVDLSDPADPKILGELKITGFSEYLHFYGENKLLGIGWETDPDTGEQKGLKLSMFDISNPADVKEIDKMVLKNVDFCQAMEDYRSILIDPEENILGFSAGVYDRNYYELQGYYGVFTYNPEEGFQKLLYQSISKWMDSSGDELACVRGIYIGNTFYLCGSSGISAFDREKEYENCGNLEW comes from the coding sequence ATGAAGGATGAGAATTTCAATGAGAATCAGATGCAGGACGAGAACAACCGGCATGAAATCATACAGAAGATCAGGGAGTCTGCGGACAAGGAGAAAATCCCCGAGAGCCTGAACCCTGAGAACCTGGACAGCTTGCTGGAGCAGGGGAAAAACTCGAAGGGCAGAAACGGGAAATGGAGAGATGCCGCCGCGGACTTTGCGTTCCGTTACCGGAAGACTGCCGGGGTGGCCGCAGCCTGTGTGATCCTGGTGATCGCCGCGGTAAACCTCATGCCTCTTATGAATCTGAACTACAGAAGCGAGAACAAAGCGGATAGTGCCCAGTCCATGGATACTTCTTCTGAGGCAGCGAAACAAGATACCGGGGCAGAAGACGGGGATGCTTCCGGCGGGGATATGGGAGCAGAACCAAAAGACTCCAAAGGTACGGAAAAAGCAGATGAGGCGGCACCGGAGAAGAAATCAGAGGACAAAGAAACGGCAGAGGGATATATTGCCGGGAGCAGCTACGAAGAGCTGTATGAACAAATATATACGGAGACAGAAAATGCCCGGAAGGAATGGGAGCAGAAGCGGATGGCAGATACCGGAGACGGCGCAGCGCAGTCTGACAGCAGCACTACTGCAAAAAGTGAGGAGAAAGCGGTTATGGAGGATGCCGGTGCGGAGGAGTCCGCAAGTAACACAGCAGGCTACACGGCAGACGGAGGGGCAGGACATTCCTCCACCAACGTCCGCACAGAAGGTGTGGACGAAGGGGACATTGTCAAGACAGACGGCACCTATATCTATACGCTGACACGTTCCGGTACGCTCCGCATTGTATCTGCCCATGGAGGCGAAATGTCTGTTGCAGGCCAGACATCACTGGAGGATTTGACGGATTCCATACAGGAGATGTATGTGGATGGCAATACACTCTGCGTAGTCACCAGCGGATATGATTCGGGCCTGGAATGGCAGGGGGACGAGACATATATGGTGAACAGCAGGGAGTTTATCCGTCTGTACACATATGATATCACAGATAAGAGCAAAATAACTCTGAAGGGCACGGCGGAACAGGACGGGGGATATTATTCCACCAGAAAAGTAGGAAATTATGTGTATCTTTTCTCCCAGTTCTATCCTGCATACAGGGAAGATACGCAGGAGGCAGATCCGAGGCTCTATGTACCTTCCGTGAACAAGGAGCTTCTGGACAGCAGTGATGTGCTCTATCCGGCTGTGCCGCAGATGGAGAACGGGCAATTGGTGATCTCCTCTGTGAACCTGGAGAAACCGGATAAGATACAGCAGAGCAAATCCCTGATCGGGGCATCCGGCAGGTGTTATGTGAGCAGGGAGAGCATTTACATTTTCGGGGAGGATTACAGCGGTGAGGAGATGCGGACCCGGATCGTGCGGTTCTCCTATAAAGACGGTGAGATACAGGCAAGGGCAGCAGGCGAAGTGAACGGGAGTATTAACGATACATTTTCTATGGATGAATATGACGGCTATCTGAGGGTGGTAGCCACCAGATACAATAACGGCTGGTGGGGAGGCAGCATGAGCAACAGCCTGTATGTGCTGGATGATAAGCTGAAGATGACAGGCAAAGTGGAAGACCTGGCAAAAGGGGAGCAGATATATTCCTCCAGGTTTATGGGGAATACCGGCTACTTTGTCACATACCGGCAGATGGACCCCCTGTTTTCCGTTGACCTTTCAGACCCGGCAGACCCGAAGATCCTGGGTGAGCTGAAGATCACGGGATTTTCCGAATACCTGCACTTTTACGGGGAGAATAAGCTGCTGGGAATCGGCTGGGAGACGGACCCGGATACAGGAGAACAGAAAGGGCTGAAGCTCTCCATGTTCGATATTTCTAATCCGGCAGACGTTAAGGAGATTGACAAGATGGTGCTGAAAAATGTGGATTTCTGCCAGGCTATGGAGGACTACAGGTCAATTCTCATTGACCCTGAAGAGAATATTCTGGGGTTCAGTGCGGGAGTATATGACAGAAATTACTATGAACTGCAGGGATATTACGGAGTCTTCACCTATAACCCGGAGGAGGGATTCCAGAAGCTTTTGTATCAGAGCATAAGCAAATGGATGGACAGTTCCGGGGACGAACTGGCGTGCGTGCGCGGTATTTACATCGGCAATACATTCTACCTGTGCGGCAGCAGCGGAATCAGTGCTTTTGACCGGGAAAAAGAGTACGAAAACTGCGGAAATCTGGAGTGGTAG
- a CDS encoding RNA polymerase sigma factor: MTDCKQLAYEARQGSKEAFAELYQAVYQDLYRFALYVLKNPEDAQDAVAETVADAYAEITKLRDSEAFKGWIFKILSNKCKRKLKEYTRKTEPLYEQEGSVRGDLDRDMQVREAFFSLSDEERFIVAMQVFGGYKSKEIGLILHKNHNTVRSRINRALKKMEEILQ; the protein is encoded by the coding sequence ATGACGGACTGTAAGCAGTTGGCGTATGAGGCAAGGCAGGGCAGCAAAGAAGCGTTTGCCGAGTTATATCAGGCAGTTTATCAGGATTTGTACCGTTTTGCGTTATATGTACTTAAGAACCCGGAGGATGCCCAGGATGCGGTGGCGGAGACAGTGGCAGATGCCTATGCGGAGATCACGAAGCTGAGGGACAGTGAGGCCTTTAAGGGCTGGATCTTTAAGATCCTGTCAAATAAATGCAAACGGAAATTGAAGGAGTATACCAGGAAGACGGAGCCGCTGTATGAACAGGAGGGGAGCGTGCGGGGAGATCTGGACCGGGACATGCAGGTGCGGGAGGCATTTTTCTCCCTCAGCGATGAGGAGCGTTTCATTGTAGCCATGCAGGTCTTCGGAGGCTACAAGAGCAAGGAGATCGGCCTTATCCTACATAAAAACCACAATACCGTGCGCTCAAGGATTAACAGAGCGCTGAAGAAAATGGAAGAGATATTACAGTGA
- a CDS encoding FAD-dependent oxidoreductase: MEKKIYEVIVVGGGMAGVCAAIASARTGACTALIQDRPVLGGNASSEIRMHICGATHHGHRENARETGILEEILLENRSRNPQHSFSIFDTVLWEKVRQEEKLELYLNTRVTDVETADGRILNLKAHQLTTEKEFMLEGNLYMDCTGDGMIGARAGASVRQGREGRAEFGETYALDEPDTGTMGNSLMFRAVDMGKPVPFKRPQWAYEYSEEDLAYRGHSDYCSKMQNYDIESGYWWIELGGTQNTIDDAEEIRDELLKTLYGVWDHIKNKGDHGAENYALDWVQFLPGKRESRRIEGDYILREQDLLEGRVFEDTVAYGGWPMDMHPPQGFLFGGDPTKYIALENIYTIPYRCFYSKDIPNLMMAGRNISTTHMAFGSTRVMATCAAGGQAAGTAAAMAVKKHCTPRQLGMDYINELQKQLMRDDCYLPGFLHKDSDDLVKGAEEILYSSETPEGAAEKIRDGHQRNEGNEIHQWISEEIISQPQWLEIRLKSVKKLAEIHLKFDTDLTTEIETSLSRTIREKQIPGIPKSLVKHYKIQALKNGNSIWEEEETENHQRFCMHFPNAEADTIRIEVYQTWECKSAKIFEVRAYEA; encoded by the coding sequence ATGGAAAAAAAGATTTATGAAGTGATTGTAGTGGGCGGAGGGATGGCAGGAGTCTGTGCAGCCATTGCCAGTGCCAGGACAGGTGCCTGCACGGCACTGATTCAGGATAGACCGGTACTGGGCGGTAATGCCAGTTCAGAAATCAGGATGCATATCTGTGGTGCCACTCATCATGGCCACCGGGAAAATGCCCGGGAGACAGGAATCCTGGAAGAAATTCTACTGGAAAACCGTTCCAGGAATCCGCAGCACTCATTCTCCATATTCGACACGGTGTTATGGGAGAAGGTCAGACAGGAGGAGAAGTTAGAACTATACCTGAACACAAGAGTGACAGATGTAGAGACTGCAGACGGCAGGATTCTGAATCTGAAAGCGCATCAGCTCACCACAGAAAAGGAATTCATGCTGGAAGGAAATCTTTACATGGACTGCACAGGCGACGGTATGATCGGGGCCAGGGCAGGTGCGTCTGTAAGACAGGGCAGAGAAGGCAGAGCAGAATTCGGGGAAACTTATGCGCTGGATGAGCCGGATACAGGCACTATGGGTAATTCTCTTATGTTCAGAGCTGTGGATATGGGAAAACCTGTGCCTTTCAAGAGGCCGCAATGGGCTTATGAATACAGCGAGGAAGACCTGGCATACAGAGGCCACAGTGATTACTGTTCAAAAATGCAGAATTATGATATTGAATCCGGATATTGGTGGATTGAACTGGGAGGAACACAAAATACAATTGATGATGCCGAAGAAATCCGGGATGAACTATTGAAAACACTGTACGGTGTCTGGGATCACATTAAAAATAAGGGAGACCATGGAGCTGAAAATTATGCTCTTGACTGGGTGCAGTTCCTTCCGGGAAAGCGGGAGAGCAGAAGGATTGAAGGCGATTATATTCTGAGAGAACAGGACCTGCTGGAAGGCCGGGTGTTTGAGGATACGGTTGCCTACGGCGGCTGGCCTATGGATATGCATCCGCCTCAGGGCTTTTTGTTTGGCGGCGACCCCACAAAGTACATTGCGCTGGAGAATATTTATACGATTCCTTACCGGTGTTTTTATTCCAAAGATATCCCGAATCTGATGATGGCGGGAAGAAATATCAGCACAACGCATATGGCATTCGGTTCCACCCGGGTTATGGCGACCTGTGCGGCAGGCGGCCAGGCGGCAGGAACTGCGGCGGCAATGGCTGTAAAAAAACACTGTACCCCAAGACAGCTCGGAATGGATTATATAAATGAACTCCAAAAACAGCTCATGAGAGATGACTGCTATCTCCCGGGATTCCTTCATAAAGATTCCGATGATTTGGTAAAAGGGGCAGAAGAAATTCTATATTCCTCAGAAACCCCGGAAGGAGCAGCGGAAAAAATCCGTGATGGGCATCAGAGAAATGAAGGGAACGAAATACACCAGTGGATATCAGAAGAAATCATCAGTCAGCCTCAGTGGTTGGAAATCCGTCTGAAAAGTGTGAAAAAACTGGCAGAGATCCATCTCAAATTCGACACTGACCTGACTACAGAGATAGAAACCTCCCTGTCCCGGACTATCCGTGAAAAACAGATACCCGGAATACCAAAATCTCTGGTAAAACACTATAAAATCCAGGCCCTCAAAAATGGAAACAGTATCTGGGAAGAAGAAGAAACAGAAAATCACCAGAGATTCTGTATGCATTTCCCAAATGCAGAGGCTGATACGATCAGAATAGAGGTCTATCAGACATGGGAGTGCAAGTCAGCAAAAATATTTGAAGTAAGGGCATATGAAGCATAA
- a CDS encoding carbohydrate ABC transporter permease → MTKKQKTQKTILTMIMFAFALAVLFPFIWMLFCSFKPLNEIYDFPPRFLSGNMSLKNYRQVLFEQDPSFLTYLKNTTVTTVVSVLGTVITSSMAGYAFAKMKFRFRDQLFLLYLITMMVPFQVLMVPQFILFKEMGIFNTLWALILPRLFTPLGTFLMRQYFLDVPDEIIEAGKVEGLGEFGIFSRLVLPLAKPAMSTVVILNFVWRWNDYEAPLIFLTDSKLYTLTVGLTNFIDESGFSQDNLVMAAATVALIPIILVFILGQKYFIEGLTSGSVKG, encoded by the coding sequence ATGACAAAAAAACAAAAAACACAGAAAACAATTCTTACAATGATCATGTTTGCTTTTGCACTGGCTGTCTTATTCCCGTTTATCTGGATGCTGTTCTGTTCCTTTAAGCCTTTAAACGAGATTTACGATTTTCCTCCCAGATTCTTATCGGGAAATATGTCATTGAAAAATTACAGGCAAGTGCTGTTTGAACAGGATCCGTCATTCCTTACATATTTGAAAAACACAACAGTCACCACAGTAGTATCTGTATTGGGAACTGTTATCACATCATCTATGGCGGGATATGCGTTCGCAAAGATGAAATTCAGATTCAGAGACCAGCTCTTCCTGCTGTATCTGATCACCATGATGGTGCCATTCCAGGTACTGATGGTGCCGCAGTTTATCCTGTTTAAAGAAATGGGGATTTTTAACACTTTATGGGCACTGATCTTACCAAGACTGTTTACACCACTTGGAACTTTCCTGATGCGTCAGTATTTTCTGGATGTACCTGATGAAATCATAGAAGCCGGCAAGGTGGAAGGGCTGGGTGAATTTGGGATTTTTTCCCGCCTGGTACTGCCGCTTGCAAAACCGGCCATGTCCACTGTGGTTATTCTGAACTTTGTATGGAGGTGGAATGATTATGAAGCACCGCTGATTTTCCTGACAGACAGCAAATTGTATACTTTGACAGTGGGTCTTACAAACTTTATTGATGAATCAGGATTTTCGCAGGACAATCTGGTTATGGCGGCTGCTACCGTGGCATTGATCCCCATAATCCTGGTGTTTATTTTAGGACAGAAATATTTTATAGAAGGACTGACAAGCGGAAGCGTGAAAGGATAA
- a CDS encoding carbohydrate ABC transporter permease: MKTKKKKLNLAPYLFIAPNFIGFLVFILIPVLVSLVVAFTDFNIFQGFANSKFVGLDNFIQMFSDEWFWAALKNNLIYTVVTIPIILGFSIVLATILNDKVYCRTAIRVMIFIPYIASVVAISVIWMLILNPSQGILNNFLRNLGIANPPGWLGDPKWALPAVIIVGIWMGLGYNTIIYMSGLQSVSKSLYEAAEIDGASSVQLFRFITVPMLRNTTFFLLITNIIGSFQVFGQINIMTGGGPGNSTTVLAHYIYLSGFRYHKMGYASSMAWFLLLIIFLVTLFQWKVQRRYEEDM, translated from the coding sequence ATGAAAACAAAAAAGAAAAAATTGAATTTAGCGCCATATCTGTTCATTGCCCCTAACTTTATCGGATTTCTGGTGTTTATTTTAATCCCCGTGCTGGTATCCCTTGTTGTGGCATTTACAGACTTCAATATTTTCCAGGGATTTGCCAACAGTAAATTTGTAGGGCTGGATAATTTCATTCAAATGTTCAGTGATGAATGGTTCTGGGCGGCGCTTAAGAATAACCTGATTTATACAGTAGTGACGATTCCCATTATATTAGGATTCAGTATTGTACTGGCAACTATACTCAATGATAAGGTCTATTGCAGGACTGCCATCAGGGTTATGATTTTTATTCCCTATATTGCCAGTGTAGTAGCCATATCTGTAATCTGGATGCTGATCTTAAATCCATCACAGGGTATTCTTAATAATTTTCTGAGAAATCTGGGCATAGCTAACCCTCCGGGATGGCTGGGAGATCCTAAATGGGCACTCCCTGCTGTAATTATCGTAGGAATCTGGATGGGGCTGGGTTATAACACCATTATCTATATGTCAGGGCTGCAGTCGGTATCAAAAAGTCTGTATGAAGCGGCTGAGATTGACGGGGCTTCTTCTGTTCAGCTTTTTCGGTTTATCACAGTGCCTATGCTCCGTAATACCACTTTCTTCCTTCTGATCACCAATATCATCGGGTCTTTTCAGGTGTTCGGGCAGATCAATATCATGACAGGCGGAGGACCGGGCAATTCTACCACGGTTCTGGCACATTACATCTATCTGTCTGGTTTCAGGTATCACAAGATGGGATATGCTTCGTCTATGGCATGGTTCCTGCTGCTGATTATTTTTCTGGTGACATTGTTCCAGTGGAAAGTACAGCGCAGATATGAAGAAGATATGTAG
- a CDS encoding ABC transporter substrate-binding protein, which yields MKMKSISLVMAGILAASALAGCGNQSQASQGKGSETTETKQLVVWGGVPGEDGPDKIVEDWNKQHPEAQAEYVRFVNDDTGNTKLDTALQSGEQIDIFFTYSPDLMVKRASSGMLEDLENLGAKEFVDENILGGEESFLRVNNKIYGIPTVTEPTGIMINKDMLDAKGVTIPENWTISDYEEVARQLTGEVDGKKVYGCNVYWGGGPLSIARSILGGDEFYKSDTETNFDAKEYQINTKFKAMMDEGIAMPYEEIFSRKLDVYSHPAFLSGEIAMMPFSAWMLRYVNDKENFPHDFVTTFAPFPSTDDGTPNPYQSENNNTICMNSQSRNKEEAWEFIKFWITEGSRYIAKMPAWSGAAEDEIVAKILGENPEERFDVEAYKKVMLRDDFKYIVPTKTTALSEITQIYKEESQNYFLGVTSEEDYYKNLKERADKALQSAQ from the coding sequence ATGAAGATGAAAAGTATAAGTCTGGTAATGGCAGGCATTCTGGCAGCCTCTGCTCTGGCCGGCTGCGGTAATCAGTCACAAGCTTCCCAAGGTAAGGGGAGCGAAACAACAGAAACGAAACAGCTGGTAGTGTGGGGCGGGGTTCCCGGAGAAGACGGACCGGATAAGATCGTAGAAGACTGGAATAAACAGCACCCGGAAGCACAGGCGGAATATGTACGCTTTGTCAATGATGATACAGGAAATACGAAGCTGGATACAGCACTTCAGTCAGGAGAGCAGATAGATATATTTTTCACGTATTCGCCTGATTTGATGGTAAAAAGGGCTTCCAGCGGCATGTTGGAAGATTTGGAAAATCTCGGCGCAAAGGAATTTGTGGATGAGAATATTCTGGGCGGCGAAGAATCGTTTCTCCGGGTGAACAACAAAATCTATGGTATCCCCACTGTGACAGAACCTACAGGTATCATGATCAATAAAGATATGCTGGATGCCAAAGGAGTCACCATACCGGAGAACTGGACGATCAGTGATTATGAAGAGGTTGCCCGGCAGCTTACAGGTGAAGTGGACGGCAAGAAAGTGTATGGCTGTAATGTGTACTGGGGCGGCGGTCCGCTGTCTATTGCCAGATCTATTCTGGGCGGAGATGAATTCTACAAATCAGATACAGAAACTAACTTTGATGCAAAAGAGTATCAGATCAATACCAAGTTTAAAGCCATGATGGATGAGGGAATCGCCATGCCGTATGAAGAAATTTTCTCAAGAAAACTGGATGTCTACTCTCATCCGGCGTTCCTTTCCGGAGAAATTGCCATGATGCCGTTTTCAGCCTGGATGCTCCGTTATGTGAATGATAAGGAGAATTTCCCTCATGACTTCGTGACAACCTTTGCACCTTTCCCGAGTACAGATGACGGAACCCCCAATCCTTACCAGTCAGAAAATAATAATACCATCTGCATGAACAGCCAGAGCAGGAACAAAGAGGAGGCATGGGAGTTCATAAAATTCTGGATCACAGAGGGCTCCAGGTACATCGCCAAAATGCCGGCCTGGTCAGGGGCTGCAGAAGATGAGATTGTAGCAAAAATCCTGGGAGAAAATCCGGAAGAAAGGTTTGATGTAGAGGCATATAAGAAAGTAATGCTGAGAGATGATTTCAAATATATTGTGCCGACAAAGACAACGGCCCTTTCAGAAATTACACAGATTTACAAAGAAGAATCACAGAACTATTTCCTGGGAGTCACAAGTGAGGAAGATTATTACAAAAATCTGAAAGAGCGGGCAGACAAAGCGCTTCAGTCAGCGCAGTAA
- a CDS encoding response regulator transcription factor: MKVVIADDEVLVRKGISMSIPWQELGVDQVFEAGDGQQAMEIIESNPIDILLTDIRMPKMDGLELLKRVSVISPHTVNIVLSCVNDMECVREAMKFNKAVDYIPKLTMSTDELTSVIRRAQTFVKDRQEDSHEKEESLPLFFRAESEARLRRGLEYETKEELWKILRGIFTESRVLGTAWRKSTEWEEIVGVFASAGKKYGIYEKDYLAGKLERALKQAAAQEELEKEILNLASEMKERIEEEKRKSYDTGIRAALEYMDLNYKKNLKLGEVAEHVGMSESYFSRYFKRVMGEGFCEYLNKIRVEKAKDLLKEQRITMQETAERVGYSNGAYFTRIFKNLTGMSPKAFQKKISGGQVPR, encoded by the coding sequence ATGAAAGTAGTGATCGCAGATGATGAAGTCCTGGTGCGTAAAGGAATCAGCATGAGCATTCCGTGGCAGGAACTGGGAGTAGACCAGGTATTTGAAGCTGGAGATGGACAGCAGGCTATGGAAATAATTGAAAGCAATCCAATTGATATTCTGCTTACAGATATCAGAATGCCGAAAATGGACGGGCTCGAACTTTTGAAAAGGGTGAGTGTTATCAGTCCTCATACAGTTAATATTGTTTTAAGCTGTGTTAATGATATGGAGTGTGTTCGGGAAGCCATGAAATTCAACAAAGCGGTGGATTATATTCCGAAGCTGACTATGAGTACGGATGAACTGACATCCGTCATACGAAGGGCACAGACATTTGTGAAAGACAGGCAGGAAGATTCCCATGAGAAGGAAGAGAGTCTGCCGTTGTTCTTTCGGGCAGAATCCGAGGCCAGACTGCGCAGGGGACTGGAATACGAGACAAAGGAAGAACTGTGGAAGATACTCAGAGGAATTTTCACGGAGTCCCGGGTTCTGGGAACCGCCTGGAGAAAGAGCACAGAATGGGAAGAGATCGTTGGCGTGTTTGCCAGTGCAGGCAAAAAGTATGGTATCTATGAAAAAGACTATCTGGCAGGTAAACTGGAGCGGGCTCTGAAGCAGGCGGCAGCGCAGGAAGAGCTGGAAAAAGAAATTCTGAATCTGGCATCTGAGATGAAGGAACGGATAGAAGAAGAAAAAAGAAAAAGTTACGATACGGGAATACGGGCAGCATTGGAATACATGGACCTGAATTATAAGAAAAATTTGAAACTGGGGGAAGTTGCAGAACATGTCGGGATGAGTGAATCCTATTTTTCCAGATATTTTAAAAGAGTAATGGGGGAGGGCTTCTGCGAATATCTCAATAAGATAAGAGTGGAAAAAGCAAAGGATTTGCTGAAGGAACAAAGAATCACCATGCAGGAGACTGCAGAGCGGGTAGGGTATTCCAATGGGGCTTATTTTACCCGGATATTTAAGAATCTTACAGGTATGTCTCCAAAAGCTTTTCAGAAAAAGATATCCGGGGGCCAGGTACCCAGATGA